In Panacibacter ginsenosidivorans, the following proteins share a genomic window:
- a CDS encoding nitric-oxide reductase large subunit — translation MRKFNFISFLMNPKKWWIPLLIIFIISVTGVLMIGIHTYTEAPPIPDFVSDKGAVVYSKEDVLKGQAAFQRYALMEYGSMFGDGADRGPDFTAEALHQTMLLMNEYYSSTINNNAKDTTLLKLGITEQIKNEIKNNRYNKESNGTILSPAQVYAATKLQAYYLRFFSGTNGSSFHPSGYIKNEDEIKSLTAFFFWSAWVCGVERPGETYSYTHNWPYDAAAGNTPGSAVIFWSIIGSLGLVLGIGIVLYYHGKMEKLEDNVVVNKSRPFMTPEEIKKFQPNKIQKATYKFFYTAILLFATQVLAGILTVHDFVGFVNYFGFNITTVLPETITRSWHVQLSLLWISACWIGASFFVMAMISPKQAKGQVTLVNTIFWLTVVMVAGSFAGIFLGPQGLLGKNWYWFGHQGWEYVELGKVWQVLLFIVLVLWAITLYRGVKPVMKLNQPWALPNWLVYTTSSIILLLLSGFIATPSTNFVIADFWRWCVIHMWAEAFFEVFTTVLIGYFMVLMGLVSVQATIRVIYIATLLFLGSGLLGISHNFYWNAKPVGTMALGSVFSTLQVIPLVLLSLEAWRFSKMPKLLEKNNRVNGDANKRFGFSEVFLFLLAVNFWNFFGAGVLGFIINLPIANYYEHGTYLTVNHGHAALMGVYGNLSLAAVLFCCQLLFKAAWWKPRIIRTVFWSINIGLLLMVLLDLFPVGIWQFKAVTEKGLWFARSSVFIESPGFQTFTWLRIIGGATFALGGVVPLVWYVMRSRKNFIKSTVKNINHGVAHENIEEPQLQ, via the coding sequence ATGAGGAAATTTAATTTCATTTCATTTCTGATGAATCCGAAAAAATGGTGGATACCATTACTCATTATTTTCATCATCAGTGTTACAGGTGTGCTGATGATCGGCATCCATACCTATACCGAAGCTCCGCCTATACCCGATTTTGTTTCAGATAAAGGAGCAGTTGTTTATTCAAAAGAAGATGTGCTGAAGGGTCAGGCGGCTTTTCAGCGATATGCATTGATGGAATACGGCAGCATGTTTGGCGATGGTGCAGACCGCGGACCCGATTTTACAGCAGAAGCTTTACACCAGACTATGTTGCTGATGAATGAATATTATTCATCAACCATTAACAATAACGCCAAAGACACCACTTTACTTAAACTGGGAATTACTGAGCAAATAAAGAATGAAATCAAAAATAACCGGTACAACAAGGAAAGCAATGGCACTATCCTAAGCCCGGCGCAGGTATATGCAGCCACTAAACTGCAGGCATATTATCTGCGCTTTTTTTCAGGAACAAATGGCTCATCATTTCATCCCTCAGGTTATATAAAAAATGAAGATGAAATAAAATCTTTAACTGCATTTTTCTTTTGGAGTGCATGGGTTTGCGGTGTAGAAAGACCGGGAGAAACGTACAGCTACACACATAACTGGCCTTACGATGCGGCCGCAGGAAATACGCCAGGCAGTGCGGTAATATTCTGGAGCATCATCGGTTCATTGGGGCTCGTGTTGGGCATAGGTATTGTATTGTATTATCATGGAAAAATGGAAAAGCTTGAAGACAATGTTGTTGTTAATAAAAGCCGTCCATTCATGACACCGGAAGAAATAAAGAAATTTCAGCCAAACAAAATTCAAAAAGCTACTTACAAATTTTTCTACACTGCTATTTTGCTTTTTGCAACGCAGGTGCTTGCCGGTATTTTAACCGTCCATGATTTTGTTGGCTTTGTAAATTATTTTGGTTTCAACATTACAACCGTATTACCCGAAACAATTACCCGTAGCTGGCATGTGCAGCTTTCATTGTTATGGATCTCGGCCTGCTGGATAGGCGCTTCATTTTTTGTAATGGCAATGATCTCTCCAAAACAAGCAAAGGGGCAGGTAACACTTGTTAATACTATTTTCTGGCTTACCGTGGTAATGGTTGCCGGTTCTTTTGCAGGAATATTTCTTGGGCCACAAGGCTTGCTCGGAAAAAACTGGTATTGGTTTGGTCACCAGGGTTGGGAATATGTAGAGTTGGGAAAAGTATGGCAAGTACTGCTTTTCATCGTATTGGTATTATGGGCAATAACTTTGTACCGGGGTGTAAAACCTGTAATGAAATTGAATCAACCCTGGGCATTGCCCAACTGGCTCGTCTATACAACATCAAGTATTATTTTGCTATTGCTCTCCGGATTTATTGCAACGCCTTCTACAAATTTTGTAATAGCAGATTTCTGGCGCTGGTGCGTGATACACATGTGGGCCGAAGCTTTCTTTGAAGTATTCACAACCGTATTGATCGGATATTTTATGGTGTTGATGGGACTTGTAAGCGTCCAGGCAACGATCCGCGTAATTTATATCGCAACATTATTATTTCTTGGTTCAGGGTTGCTTGGCATCTCACATAACTTTTACTGGAATGCAAAACCAGTAGGCACAATGGCATTGGGTTCTGTATTTTCAACATTGCAGGTAATACCGCTTGTGTTGCTCTCACTCGAAGCATGGCGCTTTAGTAAGATGCCAAAGCTGCTTGAGAAAAATAATCGTGTAAATGGTGATGCAAACAAACGCTTTGGATTTTCTGAAGTGTTCTTATTCTTACTCGCAGTTAATTTCTGGAATTTCTTTGGTGCAGGTGTGCTTGGTTTTATCATCAATCTTCCCATTGCAAATTATTATGAGCACGGCACTTACTTAACGGTTAATCATGGTCATGCTGCATTAATGGGTGTGTATGGCAATCTTTCACTCGCCGCTGTTTTATTTTGTTGCCAGTTATTGTTTAAAGCAGCATGGTGGAAACCACGCATCATAAGAACCGTATTCTGGTCAATCAACATTGGCTTGTTGTTAATGGTGTTGCTCGACCTCTTTCCTGTTGGCATCTGGCAATTTAAAGCCGTAACAGAAAAAGGTTTATGGTTTGCACGGAGCAGTGTATTCATTGAAAGCCCCGGCTTTCAAACATTCACATGGCTTCGCATTATAGGCGGCGCAACTTTTGCACTTGGAGGTGTAGTGCCGCTTGTTTGGTATGTGATGCGCAGCAGAAAAAATTTCATTAAATCAACCGTCAAAAATATAAACCACGGGGTGGCTCATGAAAATATTGAGGAGCCCCAGTTGCAATAA
- a CDS encoding pyridoxamine 5'-phosphate oxidase family protein, translating into MDEAIKLFIEKQKAATICCVDEQNNPYCFSCFYALIRENDLLVIKSSASSNHVKLLLQKPCVSGTILPEKLNVFPVKGIQFTGMMLQVPGVYAVNAAKEYHKKFPFALAIPGEIYIVRLEAIKMTNSGKIFGEIITWQRNANAVKQW; encoded by the coding sequence ATGGATGAGGCAATTAAACTTTTTATAGAGAAACAAAAAGCAGCAACGATATGCTGTGTAGATGAGCAAAATAATCCTTATTGCTTTAGTTGTTTTTATGCACTCATCAGAGAAAATGATTTGCTTGTAATTAAATCATCTGCTTCATCGAATCATGTTAAACTGCTGCTTCAGAAGCCATGCGTATCGGGAACAATATTGCCGGAGAAGCTGAATGTTTTTCCCGTTAAGGGCATTCAGTTTACAGGAATGATGTTGCAGGTGCCAGGTGTTTACGCAGTGAATGCTGCGAAAGAATATCATAAAAAATTTCCTTTTGCATTAGCCATTCCGGGAGAAATATATATCGTGAGATTAGAAGCAATAAAGATGACAAACAGCGGAAAAATTTTTGGAGAAATAATTACCTGGCAAAGAAATGCAAATGCTGTGAAGCAGTGGTAA
- a CDS encoding acyl-CoA thioesterase, translating into MRKMKIKTPSESETVKTEVVFPNDTNPMGILQGGHLVQWMDTTAAVCAQTHAGKICVTASIDSVNFKAPAKLGDIIIIKAKITRAFTSSMEIFVQTHARNVLSEKKNLINEAYFTFVALDNKAKPTTVPLLKPVTNDESEQYKEALTRKKKK; encoded by the coding sequence ATGCGTAAAATGAAAATCAAAACACCGTCTGAATCAGAGACCGTCAAAACTGAAGTGGTGTTTCCAAACGATACCAACCCAATGGGCATTTTACAAGGCGGTCACCTCGTCCAATGGATGGATACAACAGCGGCAGTATGTGCGCAAACACATGCAGGGAAAATTTGTGTTACCGCGTCTATTGACAGTGTAAATTTCAAAGCGCCGGCAAAACTGGGAGACATCATTATCATTAAAGCAAAAATTACCAGGGCATTCACCTCATCAATGGAAATATTTGTGCAAACGCATGCAAGAAATGTACTAAGTGAAAAAAAGAATCTGATCAATGAAGCCTACTTCACGTTTGTTGCATTGGATAATAAGGCAAAGCCAACAACAGTGCCTTTATTAAAGCCCGTAACAAATGATGAATCTGAACAATACAAGGAGGCATTGACACGGAAAAAGAAAAAATAA
- a CDS encoding putative zinc-binding protein, which translates to MNHKNIPLAYSCSGCSGASQMANYLAMQLDKLEVAEMSCIAGVGGNVKKLVKTALSGRKIIAIDGCPLACVKACLGNHAITPEMHVELTKLGVQKKQHEDFDMQQANEILDKLQQEITGTFKEKRAPLEQHNLLQCVK; encoded by the coding sequence ATGAATCATAAAAATATTCCGCTTGCTTATTCCTGCTCGGGTTGTTCAGGTGCATCGCAAATGGCAAACTATCTTGCTATGCAGTTGGACAAGCTTGAAGTTGCAGAGATGTCCTGCATTGCAGGCGTGGGCGGTAACGTAAAGAAGCTGGTGAAGACAGCACTGTCGGGAAGAAAAATTATTGCCATAGATGGATGCCCGCTGGCTTGTGTAAAAGCATGCCTCGGCAATCATGCAATAACACCGGAGATGCATGTTGAATTAACAAAACTGGGTGTACAAAAAAAGCAACATGAAGATTTTGATATGCAGCAGGCAAATGAAATTTTGGATAAACTGCAGCAGGAAATAACCGGGACATTTAAAGAGAAGCGTGCACCTCTTGAACAACACAACTTGCTGCAATGCGTAAAATGA
- the fabA gene encoding bifunctional 3-hydroxydecanoyl-ACP dehydratase/trans-2-decenoyl-ACP isomerase, producing MSFQSKSSYDYDELIDCAMGRLFGQGNAKLPLPPLLMFDRIIHISDEGGLYGKGALIAELDIKPGQWFFDCHFVDDPVMPGCLGLDAFWQLLGFYVGWTGAPGIGRAIGVGMVKFSGQVLPQNRKVVYRLHIKRIINYNIVLGTADGTMEVDDKIIYEVKDIKIGVFQK from the coding sequence ATGAGTTTTCAATCTAAATCGAGTTATGATTATGATGAACTGATTGACTGTGCCATGGGAAGACTTTTTGGACAGGGCAATGCAAAGTTGCCTTTGCCACCACTGCTTATGTTTGACCGCATTATACATATATCAGATGAAGGTGGATTGTATGGCAAAGGAGCGCTTATTGCAGAACTGGACATTAAACCAGGGCAGTGGTTTTTTGATTGTCATTTTGTTGATGATCCTGTTATGCCGGGATGTTTGGGACTGGATGCATTCTGGCAGTTACTTGGATTTTATGTTGGATGGACGGGTGCGCCTGGTATTGGCAGGGCAATAGGTGTGGGAATGGTAAAATTTTCGGGACAGGTATTGCCGCAGAACCGCAAGGTTGTTTATCGTCTCCATATCAAACGAATTATTAATTACAACATCGTGTTGGGCACTGCCGATGGCACTATGGAAGTTGATGATAAAATAATTTATGAAGTAAAGGATATTAAAATAGGAGTGTTTCAAAAATAA
- a CDS encoding RrF2 family transcriptional regulator, which produces MFSKSCEYALRAAIYVAQKSSEAKKMAISEIAKAIDSPQHFTAKILQVLVKGDVISSVKGPNGGFYITAKQKQLPARKVLQALGEDKELEKCVLGLKECSEKNPCPMHVQYKFIRPQIIRLFESKTIEDLAESKESNLKIKKS; this is translated from the coding sequence ATGTTTTCAAAATCTTGTGAATATGCTCTAAGGGCTGCCATTTATGTAGCGCAGAAAAGTTCTGAAGCAAAAAAAATGGCCATCAGTGAAATTGCAAAGGCAATTGATTCGCCACAACATTTTACGGCAAAGATCTTACAGGTGCTTGTAAAGGGTGATGTCATCAGTTCAGTGAAAGGACCAAACGGAGGATTTTATATTACAGCAAAACAAAAACAACTGCCGGCAAGAAAAGTATTGCAGGCACTCGGTGAGGACAAGGAATTGGAAAAATGTGTTTTAGGACTAAAAGAATGTTCAGAAAAAAATCCATGTCCCATGCACGTGCAATACAAATTTATCAGACCGCAAATCATCCGGTTATTCGAAAGCAAAACGATTGAGGACCTTGCTGAAAGCAAGGAATCGAATTTGAAAATAAAAAAGTCGTGA